The following are encoded in a window of Bacillus sp. SORGH_AS_0510 genomic DNA:
- a CDS encoding sigma-54-dependent Fis family transcriptional regulator: protein MYEFKDIITPVDCMITEETTLKEAIDVMHEKKWNLLPVTNSNRKLLGVFTRSSLYQMVIAEKHLTTPIKKYIKKQVETLKINTPYEQIESIVENSQVGTGVIIDEQNLVVGILTKTDMVLSLLQTSQELQTIQTLKRTLETAIDHAFDGIIMTDEKRKIQMVSPPLLELFNLQIETVLHQSAEKVLPQLHLEKVYESETAEVSGFLEINGIKYIVHRIPIVEDGRVIGAIGKVVFRQLNEVSELFKKLQKAENKASFYHQQYQKSESARFTWDHLLSVDPYMDKLKKSAAKAAKGRSTILIRGESGTGKELFAHAIHKSSARSTGKFIVVNCAAIPEDLLESEFFGYEEGAFTGARQKGKLGKFDLANGGTLFLDEIGDMSLALQAKLLRVLQEREFYRVGGTVRIQVDVRIIAATNRNLEKMVKEGTFREDLYYRLNVISLNVPPLRERLYDVDHLIGQFMIEFNQILGTSITGIEGRARETLLGYDWPGNVRELRNVMERAMTFAESGKIKYEDLPDYVTKQVTLYVPVQNVSLVENAELEAIKKALVQVQGNKAKAARLLGISRSGLYEKIKKYQLST, encoded by the coding sequence ATGTATGAATTTAAAGATATCATTACACCAGTGGATTGTATGATTACTGAAGAAACGACACTTAAAGAGGCCATTGATGTAATGCACGAAAAGAAATGGAACCTGCTTCCTGTAACAAACTCAAACAGAAAACTACTAGGTGTTTTTACCAGAAGCAGCTTATACCAAATGGTGATAGCTGAAAAGCATCTAACCACTCCCATTAAAAAATACATAAAAAAACAGGTAGAAACATTAAAAATCAACACTCCATATGAACAGATTGAAAGTATTGTAGAAAATAGCCAGGTTGGTACAGGTGTGATTATCGATGAACAGAACCTGGTTGTTGGTATTCTAACAAAAACGGATATGGTTTTGTCCCTATTACAAACCTCTCAGGAATTACAAACGATTCAAACGCTAAAAAGGACCTTAGAGACAGCGATTGATCATGCATTTGATGGGATTATCATGACGGATGAGAAGAGAAAAATTCAAATGGTCAGTCCGCCTCTACTTGAATTATTCAATCTTCAAATAGAAACGGTGTTACACCAATCAGCTGAAAAAGTTTTACCCCAGCTCCACTTAGAAAAGGTCTATGAATCCGAAACAGCTGAAGTCAGCGGTTTTTTAGAGATAAATGGCATAAAGTATATTGTTCATCGCATTCCCATTGTAGAGGATGGAAGGGTAATTGGTGCCATTGGCAAGGTGGTATTCCGGCAATTAAATGAAGTCAGCGAGTTATTCAAAAAGCTGCAAAAAGCAGAGAATAAGGCTAGCTTTTATCATCAGCAGTATCAAAAGTCGGAATCAGCCAGGTTCACATGGGACCATCTTTTATCCGTAGATCCCTATATGGATAAATTGAAGAAAAGTGCTGCCAAAGCCGCCAAGGGTCGGTCAACCATTCTAATCCGCGGAGAAAGTGGTACAGGAAAAGAATTGTTTGCTCATGCCATTCACAAAAGTAGTGCAAGAAGCACAGGAAAGTTCATTGTTGTCAATTGTGCGGCGATACCGGAGGACTTGCTTGAATCTGAGTTTTTTGGCTACGAAGAAGGGGCTTTTACAGGAGCGAGACAAAAAGGGAAGCTAGGTAAGTTCGACTTGGCCAATGGTGGCACTCTTTTTCTCGATGAGATTGGCGATATGTCATTAGCTCTCCAAGCAAAGCTATTACGGGTCCTCCAGGAGAGAGAGTTTTATAGAGTGGGCGGAACGGTTAGAATTCAAGTAGATGTTAGAATTATCGCAGCAACGAACAGAAATCTCGAGAAAATGGTCAAAGAAGGAACGTTTAGAGAGGATTTATATTACCGTCTGAATGTCATATCCTTGAATGTTCCGCCACTAAGGGAACGCCTTTACGATGTCGATCATTTGATTGGGCAGTTCATGATTGAATTCAATCAAATCTTAGGAACCAGTATAACAGGAATCGAGGGCCGGGCAAGAGAAACGCTACTAGGGTATGACTGGCCTGGAAATGTCCGCGAATTAAGGAATGTGATGGAGCGGGCCATGACGTTTGCAGAAAGCGGCAAAATTAAATATGAGGACTTGCCTGATTATGTGACAAAGCAGGTGACTCTATACGTACCGGTTCAAAATGTGTCCCTTGTTGAAAATGCCGAGCTCGAAGCGATTAAAAAAGCACTCGTCCAGGTTCAAGGAAATAAGGCAAAGGCTGCAAGGTTACTAGGTATCAGCCGATCTGGTTTATATGAAAAAATAAAAAAATATCAATTGTCAACGTAG
- a CDS encoding 3-hydroxyacyl-CoA dehydrogenase: MDIQTCRAIVTGGASGLGEATVRNIVGRGGKAVIFDQSEEKGKQLESELGEAVLFLKVDVTKEADVQEAVSKAAEFMGEVNAVVNCAGIGIAEKVIGRKGAHNLSLFSKVINVNLIGTFNVIRIAAEKMSSNEGNDQNERGVIINTASVAAFDGQIGQAAYSASKGGIVGMTLPIARELARYGIRVMTIAPGLFHTPMFDTLPEEARDSLGKMVPFPPRLGYPAEYAQLVQSIIENPMLNGETIRLDGAIRMQPK, translated from the coding sequence TTGGATATTCAAACTTGTCGTGCCATTGTTACAGGAGGAGCGTCAGGATTAGGGGAGGCCACGGTTCGGAACATTGTTGGTAGAGGTGGAAAGGCGGTTATTTTTGACCAGTCAGAAGAAAAGGGAAAACAACTCGAATCTGAGTTAGGCGAAGCAGTATTATTCTTAAAGGTGGATGTGACGAAGGAAGCAGACGTTCAAGAAGCAGTATCTAAAGCGGCTGAATTTATGGGGGAAGTTAATGCGGTTGTGAACTGTGCGGGAATCGGCATTGCCGAGAAAGTCATTGGCAGAAAGGGTGCCCATAACCTATCGCTTTTTTCAAAGGTCATTAATGTCAATTTAATCGGGACTTTTAACGTCATTCGGATTGCAGCTGAAAAAATGTCCAGCAACGAAGGTAACGATCAAAACGAAAGAGGGGTAATTATTAATACTGCCTCTGTGGCTGCCTTTGACGGCCAAATCGGCCAGGCTGCCTATAGTGCTTCAAAAGGGGGAATTGTTGGCATGACCTTGCCGATTGCAAGAGAACTTGCACGATATGGAATCCGTGTGATGACGATTGCACCGGGACTGTTCCACACACCAATGTTTGATACTCTCCCAGAGGAAGCGAGAGATTCACTTGGTAAAATGGTGCCTTTCCCACCAAGGCTTGGTTATCCAGCTGAATATGCCCAGCTCGTCCAAAGTATCATCGAAAATCCAATGCTAAACGGTGAAACCATCAGGCTAGATGGAGCGATTAGAATGCAACCGAAATAA